In one Mycobacteriales bacterium genomic region, the following are encoded:
- a CDS encoding GNAT family N-acetyltransferase, giving the protein MDVRWLDPQRLDARDVAGAAAVFEAARVVDCPHEHGDTAASVAANVTHGYDGDPPVVGLVRAKGGRVVGIVEVDLPRRDNRHLGWVGVTVDPLARRQGVGRSLFEAAVERVRADGRRLVVANTFEGTAGVGLLETMGLGRVSVEVQRRQHILDIDWERLDHDYALAERHCVEYDLVQMPGRTPEHLLDDVARMAAAINDAPTDDYDVEDEVFTPERLRGFDDAQRVHERRVYRLVARDRRTGDLAGHTLVSVDGPRPWFGWQYDTSVLRAHRGHRLGFVLKAAMLRWLAEEEPQLRTLDTWNAASNDHMIRVNEMLGYRVVANVIGWQRHL; this is encoded by the coding sequence ATGGACGTGCGCTGGCTGGATCCGCAGCGCCTGGACGCCCGCGATGTCGCGGGCGCCGCGGCGGTGTTCGAGGCTGCCCGGGTGGTCGACTGTCCGCATGAGCACGGGGATACCGCGGCGTCCGTGGCCGCGAATGTCACCCACGGGTACGACGGTGACCCGCCGGTCGTTGGGCTCGTGCGCGCCAAGGGCGGCCGCGTCGTCGGAATCGTGGAGGTCGACCTTCCGCGTCGGGACAACCGGCACCTCGGATGGGTCGGGGTCACGGTCGACCCACTGGCGCGGCGGCAGGGGGTCGGCCGGTCACTCTTCGAGGCGGCGGTGGAGCGGGTGCGCGCCGACGGACGGCGCCTGGTCGTCGCCAACACCTTCGAGGGCACCGCCGGCGTCGGTCTCCTCGAGACGATGGGGCTCGGCCGGGTATCGGTGGAGGTGCAGCGGAGGCAGCACATCCTCGACATCGACTGGGAGCGGCTCGACCACGACTACGCGCTGGCGGAGCGCCACTGCGTCGAATACGACCTCGTGCAGATGCCCGGGAGGACACCCGAGCATCTGCTCGACGACGTCGCCCGGATGGCCGCGGCCATCAACGACGCGCCGACCGACGACTACGACGTGGAGGACGAGGTCTTCACGCCGGAACGGCTCAGGGGCTTCGACGACGCACAACGCGTGCACGAGCGGCGGGTCTACCGGCTGGTCGCCCGGGATCGTCGTACCGGCGATCTCGCCGGCCACACGCTGGTCAGCGTCGATGGACCTCGTCCGTGGTTCGGCTGGCAGTACGACACAAGCGTGCTCCGCGCGCACCGCGGTCACCGGCTCGGCTTCGTGCTGAAGGCCGCGATGCTGCGCTGGCTCGCCGAGGAGGAACCGCAATTGCGCACCCTCGACACCTGGAACGCGGCTTCCAACGACCACATGATCAGGGTCAACGAGATGCTCGGCTACCGGGTCGTCGCCAACGTCATCGGCTGGCAACGGCACCTGTAG
- a CDS encoding fibronectin type III domain-containing protein — MQVASVAILIAASVQTLGTGTAAAAPAPNAIGQPGPPRNVSAVAANAQATVTFSPPTNRGLAKITRYNVTAHDLTNPARGGQTAVGLRSPLTVRTLHNGDVYTFTVTAHNFFGTSIPSLPSFPVIPGTVPAPPIGAEATAGNTDALVKFKIPVSNGGVRIRDYTVTATDHTDAGRGGQTATRVTSPITVRGLTNGDTYSFTVVARNFFGKSKPSSPSNRVIPGTVPDPPTGVTATAGNQSAAVSFTPPVNDGGPPITGYTVLATDVTEPSRGGQTETGSHSPITVTGLHNGDDYTFTVQAMNAFGDSDPSAASNTVTPGTVPHPPTRVHATGGNASAVVTFTPPVRTGGAPITSYTVTASPGGKAASGLASPITVTGLTNGTPYTFTVTAKNTHGMSLPSHPSNSVTPATVPDAPTDATAVAGHMEATVSFTPPADDGGATITHYTVTAEAVSPCVSRSCRVVGGAPADGQATTGPGSPIVVHGLTNGTTYTFTVTATNRVGTSDPSDPSNAVTPMGPVTVPDPPTDAHATAGNGTAAVTFTPPVNDGGAAITSYSVRATDHTNPNRGGQTASGPGSPITVTGLTNGDQYSFRVTATNSVGPSAPSTASNTVTPLGPAVTITGPAFAQLNTSVGLSGTAAPNAIVNVWFHKYITDDYTNRRRLHADANGHWATSYVANNDYRYYATSGGQMSPHGLTQIKPFTVGPATVPQGSTVNIVGTARPGMTIRVWFKKKDVPGYTARRTLTATAGGRWMTSYVANTDYRYYATNTTNAGMSNTVLTQVR, encoded by the coding sequence ATGCAGGTGGCGTCTGTCGCCATCCTCATCGCCGCATCAGTGCAGACGCTCGGGACGGGTACGGCCGCCGCCGCGCCGGCACCGAACGCGATCGGTCAACCCGGTCCGCCGAGGAACGTCTCGGCCGTGGCCGCCAACGCCCAGGCGACGGTGACCTTCAGCCCACCGACGAACCGGGGCCTGGCGAAGATCACCCGCTACAACGTCACCGCCCACGATCTCACCAATCCCGCACGTGGCGGGCAGACGGCAGTCGGGCTGCGGAGTCCGCTGACCGTCCGCACCCTGCACAACGGCGACGTCTACACCTTCACCGTCACCGCGCATAACTTCTTCGGTACGTCGATCCCGTCGCTGCCGTCCTTCCCGGTCATCCCGGGCACCGTGCCCGCACCTCCGATCGGCGCAGAAGCGACCGCGGGCAACACCGACGCCCTGGTGAAGTTCAAGATCCCGGTGAGCAATGGCGGCGTACGCATCCGCGACTACACCGTCACGGCGACCGACCACACTGATGCAGGACGCGGCGGGCAGACCGCCACCCGCGTGACGAGCCCGATCACCGTGCGCGGGTTGACCAACGGCGACACCTACAGCTTCACCGTGGTCGCGCGGAACTTCTTCGGCAAGTCGAAGCCCTCAAGCCCGTCCAACAGGGTCATCCCCGGCACCGTCCCCGATCCGCCGACCGGCGTGACCGCGACTGCGGGGAACCAGTCAGCCGCCGTGTCCTTTACCCCGCCGGTGAACGACGGCGGCCCGCCGATCACCGGCTACACCGTGCTCGCCACCGACGTCACCGAACCGAGCCGCGGCGGCCAGACCGAAACCGGCTCCCACAGCCCGATCACGGTGACCGGCCTGCACAACGGCGACGACTACACCTTCACCGTGCAGGCGATGAATGCCTTCGGCGATTCGGACCCGTCCGCGGCTTCCAACACGGTGACCCCCGGAACCGTGCCCCACCCACCGACTCGTGTGCACGCGACCGGCGGTAATGCCAGCGCCGTGGTGACGTTTACCCCGCCGGTGCGCACCGGCGGTGCGCCGATCACCAGCTACACCGTGACGGCATCCCCCGGCGGCAAAGCCGCCAGCGGACTCGCAAGCCCGATCACCGTGACCGGGTTGACCAATGGCACGCCGTACACCTTCACGGTCACCGCGAAGAACACCCACGGCATGTCGCTGCCGTCGCATCCGTCCAACTCGGTCACTCCGGCGACCGTGCCCGACGCACCCACCGACGCGACCGCGGTCGCGGGCCACATGGAGGCGACGGTCAGCTTCACGCCGCCGGCGGACGACGGCGGGGCGACGATCACCCACTACACCGTGACCGCCGAGGCGGTCTCCCCCTGTGTGTCCCGGAGTTGTCGGGTAGTCGGCGGGGCCCCGGCGGACGGCCAGGCGACCACCGGCCCGGGGAGCCCGATCGTGGTGCACGGGCTGACCAACGGCACGACGTACACCTTTACGGTCACCGCCACCAACAGGGTCGGCACGTCCGACCCGTCCGACCCATCCAACGCGGTCACGCCGATGGGCCCGGTCACCGTGCCCGACCCGCCGACCGACGCGCATGCGACCGCCGGGAACGGCACCGCCGCGGTCACCTTCACCCCGCCGGTCAATGACGGCGGCGCGGCCATCACCTCGTATTCGGTGCGGGCCACGGACCACACCAACCCGAACCGCGGCGGGCAGACCGCCAGCGGCCCGGGGAGCCCGATCACCGTGACCGGCCTGACCAACGGCGACCAGTACTCGTTCCGGGTCACCGCGACCAACTCGGTCGGTCCGTCCGCGCCGTCGACGGCATCCAACACGGTGACCCCGCTCGGGCCGGCGGTGACCATCACCGGACCCGCCTTCGCCCAGCTCAACACGAGTGTGGGGTTGAGCGGCACCGCAGCACCCAACGCGATCGTCAACGTGTGGTTCCACAAGTACATCACCGACGACTACACCAACCGTCGTCGACTGCACGCCGACGCCAACGGGCACTGGGCGACCAGTTACGTCGCCAACAACGACTACCGCTACTACGCCACCTCCGGTGGGCAGATGTCGCCACATGGCCTGACTCAGATCAAGCCGTTCACGGTGGGGCCGGCGACGGTCCCGCAAGGCTCGACCGTCAATATCGTCGGTACGGCCCGGCCGGGCATGACGATCCGGGTGTGGTTCAAGAAGAAGGACGTGCCGGGCTACACGGCGCGCCGGACACTCACCGCCACGGCCGGTGGCCGCTGGATGACCAGCTACGTCGCCAACACCGACTACCGCTACTACGCGACCAACACCACCAACGCCGGTATGTCCAACACGGTGCTCACCCAGGTGCGCTGA